The following coding sequences lie in one Capsicum annuum cultivar UCD-10X-F1 chromosome 5, UCD10Xv1.1, whole genome shotgun sequence genomic window:
- the LOC107870675 gene encoding uncharacterized protein LOC107870675, whose protein sequence is MWRLYEGWNEILKIQKFRRIVSYTGFYCFVAVITYAYTNNTTRAGYSRADQFYGSYPAGTELLTDTAKLYKAALGNVFEEDEWGPVEWCILAKHFERQGKSPYAYHAQYMAHLASNGQLDGSG, encoded by the exons ATGTGGCGGCTGTATGAAGGATGGAACGAGATTTTGAAGATCCAAAAGTTCCGAAGAATTGTGTCCTATACTGGATTCTATTGCTTTGTTGCAGTAATCACATATGCGTACACCAACAACAC GACTAGAGCTGGGTACTCAAGAGCTGACCAGTTCTATGGTTCTTATCCGGCTGGAACAGAGCTCCTTACGGACACCGCTAAG TTATATAAAGCAGCTCTGGGGAATgtttttgaagaagatgaatgGGGACCGGTTGAATGGTGCATCCTAGCTAAACATTTTGAACGTCAAGGAAAATCACCATATGCATATCATGCC CAATACATGGCGCACCTCGCTTCTAATGGACAGCTAGATGGAAGTGGCTAG